In Micromonospora sp. WMMA1363, a genomic segment contains:
- a CDS encoding DUF402 domain-containing protein: MRFEPGRLVVHRNVRRGRIGWARPARVVSDDERGLLLWVARDSAVASEVTEAGLGMRAIPFAEWIVSTYRLATGRWKGPPLLKFLPTGAAHSVWWFRDVEGRFAHWYVNLEEPGVRWDDGDLAGVDVVDQDLDVVVHPDRRWERKDEDEFAERLDFPEHYWVADAAAVRAEGKRVIARAEAGEFPFDGTWCDYVPPADWVAPRDLPPGWDRPPAR; this comes from the coding sequence GTGAGGTTCGAACCGGGGCGTTTGGTGGTCCACCGGAATGTGCGGCGCGGGCGGATCGGGTGGGCCCGGCCCGCACGGGTGGTCAGCGACGACGAGCGGGGCCTGCTGCTCTGGGTCGCCCGGGACTCGGCGGTCGCCAGCGAGGTCACCGAGGCCGGGCTCGGGATGCGGGCGATCCCGTTCGCCGAGTGGATCGTCTCGACCTACCGGCTGGCGACCGGTCGGTGGAAGGGGCCTCCCCTGCTGAAGTTCCTGCCCACCGGCGCCGCGCACTCGGTGTGGTGGTTCCGGGACGTAGAGGGACGTTTCGCCCACTGGTACGTCAACCTGGAGGAACCGGGTGTGCGGTGGGACGATGGCGACCTCGCCGGCGTCGACGTGGTGGACCAGGATCTGGACGTGGTCGTCCACCCCGACCGTCGCTGGGAGCGGAAGGACGAGGACGAGTTCGCCGAGCGGCTCGACTTCCCCGAGCACTACTGGGTGGCGGACGCCGCCGCGGTCCGGGCCGAGGGGAAACGGGTGATCGCGCGGGCCGAGGCGGGGGAGTTCCCGTTCGACGGCACCTGGTGCGACTACGTGCCCCCGGCGGACTGGGTGGCACCTCGGGACCTGCCGCCCGGCTGGGACCGGCCTCCGGCGCGCTGA
- the rpsP gene encoding 30S ribosomal protein S16, which produces MAVKIRLLRMGKIRNPQYRIVVADSRTKRDGRAIEFVGIYQPKEEPSVIEVKSDRVQYWLSVGAQPSEAVQRLLEKTGDWQKFKGLPAPEPLKVAAERADRKAAYEAEAKAAAGLAETPAKPAKKAAAKAEPAVQEAPKTEEQAGADSGEQA; this is translated from the coding sequence GTGGCCGTAAAGATCCGGCTCCTGCGGATGGGCAAGATCCGCAACCCGCAGTACCGCATCGTCGTCGCCGACTCGCGTACCAAGCGCGACGGCCGGGCGATCGAGTTCGTCGGGATCTACCAGCCGAAGGAGGAGCCTTCGGTGATCGAGGTCAAGTCGGACCGGGTGCAGTACTGGCTCTCCGTGGGCGCGCAGCCGAGCGAGGCGGTGCAGCGTCTGCTGGAGAAGACCGGCGACTGGCAGAAGTTCAAGGGTCTGCCGGCCCCCGAGCCGCTGAAGGTCGCCGCCGAGCGGGCCGACCGTAAGGCGGCCTACGAGGCTGAGGCGAAGGCCGCCGCCGGCCTGGCGGAGACGCCGGCCAAGCCGGCCAAGAAGGCGGCCGCCAAGGCCGAGCCGGCCGTCCAGGAGGCTCCGAAGACCGAGGAGCAGGCCGGTGCGGACTCCGGCGAGCAGGCCTGA
- a CDS encoding RNA-binding protein produces MRTPASRPDMELRPALEHLVKGIVDHPDDVRVRLVDSRRGKRLEVRVHPEDLGTVIGRSGRTAKALRQVIGSVGGRGVRVDIVDSY; encoded by the coding sequence GTGCGGACTCCGGCGAGCAGGCCTGACATGGAACTGCGTCCGGCGTTGGAGCATCTGGTCAAGGGCATCGTCGACCACCCCGACGACGTTCGTGTCCGGTTGGTCGACTCCCGTCGGGGCAAGCGGCTCGAGGTCCGCGTGCACCCGGAGGATCTCGGCACGGTGATCGGGCGGTCCGGGCGGACCGCCAAGGCCCTGCGCCAGGTGATCGGCTCCGTCGGTGGGCGCGGCGTCCGCGTCGACATCGTCGACTCGTACTGA
- the rimM gene encoding ribosome maturation factor RimM (Essential for efficient processing of 16S rRNA) gives MLIVGRIGRPHGIRGEVTVEVRTDEPEARFAPGMVLRTMPGANASGEQPGAYRVPEGLTVESARWHQSRLLVTFEGVLDRDVAEALRGTLVAVDSADLTPPEDPEEFHDHQLVGLAVVTPAGDRLGEVARIDHAPASDLLVLRRPGERDALIPFVRAIVREVDLAGGRVVVEPPGGLLDL, from the coding sequence CTGCTCATCGTCGGCCGGATCGGTCGGCCGCACGGGATCCGCGGCGAGGTCACCGTGGAGGTGCGGACCGACGAGCCCGAGGCGCGTTTCGCGCCCGGCATGGTGCTGCGCACCATGCCGGGCGCGAACGCGTCCGGCGAGCAGCCCGGCGCCTACCGGGTGCCGGAGGGCCTGACCGTCGAGTCCGCCCGCTGGCACCAGTCGCGGCTGCTGGTGACCTTCGAGGGCGTGCTGGACCGCGACGTCGCCGAGGCACTGCGCGGGACCCTCGTCGCGGTGGACAGCGCCGACCTGACGCCGCCGGAGGATCCGGAGGAGTTCCACGACCACCAACTGGTCGGTCTGGCCGTGGTCACGCCGGCCGGGGACCGGCTGGGTGAGGTCGCCCGGATCGACCACGCGCCGGCCTCCGACCTGCTGGTGCTGCGCCGTCCCGGCGAACGGGACGCGCTGATCCCGTTCGTCAGGGCGATCGTCCGCGAGGTCGACCTCGCCGGCGGCCGTGTCGTCGTCGAGCCGCCCGGCGGCCTGCTCGACCTCTGA
- the trmD gene encoding tRNA (guanosine(37)-N1)-methyltransferase TrmD, with protein MRVDIVSIFPEYFAPLDLSLIGKARASGTLRLAVHDLRTWTHDVHRTVDDTPYGGGPGMVMRPEPWGEALDALAAPEAAPPRLLVPAPTGAPFTQAMAHELAAEPHLLFACGRYEGIDQRVLDHAAGRMPVTEVSLGDYVLFGGEVAVLVILEAVTRLLPGVLGNAGSLTEESHAHGLLEAPMYTKPATWRDLAVPEVLRSGDHGRIARWRRDEALIRTAGRRPDLLAALDPASLDKRDVAALERAGFRPAPGNVAK; from the coding sequence ATGCGCGTCGACATCGTGTCGATCTTCCCGGAGTACTTCGCTCCACTGGACTTGTCGCTGATCGGCAAGGCCCGTGCCAGCGGCACGCTGCGGCTGGCCGTGCACGACCTGCGGACCTGGACCCACGACGTGCACCGCACGGTCGACGACACGCCCTACGGTGGCGGACCCGGGATGGTGATGCGGCCGGAGCCGTGGGGAGAGGCGCTGGACGCCCTCGCCGCGCCGGAGGCCGCCCCGCCCCGGCTGCTGGTGCCCGCGCCGACCGGCGCTCCGTTCACCCAGGCGATGGCCCACGAGCTGGCCGCCGAACCGCACCTGCTCTTCGCCTGCGGCCGGTACGAGGGAATCGACCAGCGGGTGCTCGACCACGCGGCGGGCCGGATGCCGGTCACCGAGGTCTCCCTCGGCGACTACGTGCTCTTCGGCGGTGAGGTCGCGGTGCTGGTGATCCTGGAGGCGGTCACCCGACTGCTGCCGGGAGTGCTCGGCAACGCGGGCTCGCTAACCGAGGAGTCGCACGCGCACGGGCTGCTGGAGGCCCCGATGTACACCAAGCCGGCGACGTGGCGGGACCTGGCGGTGCCGGAGGTGCTCCGCTCCGGCGACCACGGGCGGATCGCCCGCTGGCGTCGGGACGAGGCGTTGATCCGAACCGCCGGCCGCCGGCCGGACTTGCTGGCCGCCCTCGACCCGGCGTCCCTCGACAAACGGGACGTCGCGGCGTTGGAACGGGCCGGATTTCGACCCGCGCCGGGGAATGTGGCAAAGTAG
- the rplS gene encoding 50S ribosomal protein L19, which translates to MNILDALDAQSKRTDVPDFRAGDTVKVHARVVEGNRSRVQIFQGVVIRRQGDGLRETFSVRKLSFGVGVERTYPINSPAIDRIEVVTRGDVRRAKLYYLRELRGKKAKIKEKREKQPS; encoded by the coding sequence ATGAACATCCTGGACGCTCTTGACGCCCAGTCGAAGCGGACCGACGTTCCCGACTTCCGCGCCGGTGACACCGTCAAGGTGCACGCACGGGTCGTCGAGGGTAACCGGTCCCGGGTCCAGATCTTCCAGGGCGTCGTCATCCGCCGCCAGGGTGACGGTCTGCGGGAGACCTTCTCGGTCCGCAAACTCAGCTTCGGGGTGGGTGTCGAGCGCACCTACCCGATCAACAGCCCGGCCATCGACCGTATCGAGGTCGTGACCCGCGGTGACGTCCGTAGGGCCAAGCTCTACTACCTGCGGGAGCTACGCGGCAAGAAGGCGAAGATCAAGGAGAAGCGCGAGAAGCAGCCGAGCTGA
- the lepB gene encoding signal peptidase I: protein MVQTLDEDGAVDPWRRRARRRHRQMPLWQELPLLLIVAFCLAVLIRTFLLQAFFIPSGSMEDTLLVGDRVLVNKVVYDVRDPVRGEVVVFRGTDRWAPQTDGQPEPGFVGKLGATIGDLVGVSRPGEKDFIKRVIGLPGDRVACCDAQGRVLVNGTPLDEPYVIRDSPLDVPPNPRECRSRRFEEIVVPPGQIFVLGDHRLVSQDARCQGPVPIDNVVGRAFGVVWPSSRWSSLSVPGTFAAVPGPVGAPTGIAPPGIAPTGIAPTGIAPTGIAPTGIAPLRPTPDGGVVLFLPLSAVLLRSRAFRTPLFSRAT, encoded by the coding sequence GTGGTGCAGACCCTCGATGAGGACGGCGCGGTCGACCCGTGGCGTCGACGGGCCCGTCGACGCCACCGGCAGATGCCGCTCTGGCAGGAGTTGCCGCTGCTGCTGATCGTCGCGTTCTGCCTCGCCGTGCTGATCCGCACCTTCCTGCTCCAGGCGTTCTTCATCCCCTCCGGTTCGATGGAGGACACTCTCCTCGTCGGTGACCGGGTGCTGGTCAACAAGGTCGTCTACGACGTACGGGACCCGGTGCGCGGCGAGGTGGTCGTGTTCCGGGGCACCGACCGCTGGGCCCCCCAGACCGACGGGCAGCCCGAGCCCGGCTTCGTCGGCAAGCTCGGCGCCACGATCGGCGACCTTGTCGGGGTGAGCCGTCCCGGCGAGAAGGACTTCATCAAGCGGGTGATCGGCCTGCCCGGCGACCGGGTGGCGTGCTGTGACGCCCAGGGCCGGGTGCTGGTCAACGGCACACCGCTGGACGAGCCGTACGTGATCCGCGACTCGCCGCTGGACGTTCCGCCGAACCCGCGCGAGTGCCGGTCCCGGCGGTTCGAGGAGATCGTGGTCCCACCCGGGCAGATCTTCGTGCTGGGCGACCACCGGCTGGTCTCCCAGGACGCCCGCTGCCAGGGGCCGGTGCCGATCGACAACGTGGTCGGCCGGGCGTTCGGCGTGGTCTGGCCGTCGTCGCGGTGGAGTTCGCTGTCCGTCCCGGGCACCTTCGCGGCCGTGCCGGGCCCGGTAGGCGCGCCGACGGGCATCGCGCCGCCGGGCATCGCGCCGACCGGCATCGCGCCGACCGGCATCGCGCCGACCGGCATCGCGCCGACCGGCATCGCGCCGCTCCGGCCCACCCCGGACGGTGGTGTGGTGCTGTTCCTCCCACTATCCGCCGTGCTGCTCCGTTCTCGCGCGTTCCGGACGCCGCTCTTCAGCCGGGCAACGTAG
- the lepB gene encoding signal peptidase I, protein MIDEQTDKSRSSFWKELPILLGVAILVAVLVRAFVLQTFFIPSPSMENTLQIDDRVLVNKLVYDFRSPHRGEVIVFKAPVEWSGNPDGEDFIKRVIGVGGDQVVCCDEQGRITINGTSLDEPYLYSVDGERDKPADQEFDVTVPEGRLWVMGDHRSASGDSLQHWQQSGQDVTEATIPENDVVGRAFTVFWPFGRARLLSVPEQFDAVSSS, encoded by the coding sequence GTGATTGACGAGCAGACCGACAAGTCCCGCAGCTCCTTCTGGAAGGAACTGCCGATCCTCCTGGGCGTGGCGATCCTGGTCGCGGTGCTGGTGCGAGCCTTCGTGCTACAGACCTTCTTCATCCCCTCGCCCTCGATGGAGAACACGCTACAAATCGACGATCGGGTGCTGGTCAACAAGCTGGTGTACGACTTCCGGTCGCCGCACCGGGGTGAGGTGATCGTTTTCAAGGCGCCGGTCGAGTGGAGCGGCAACCCCGACGGGGAGGACTTCATCAAGCGGGTCATCGGCGTCGGTGGGGACCAGGTGGTCTGCTGTGACGAGCAGGGGCGGATCACGATCAACGGCACCTCGCTGGACGAGCCGTACCTGTACTCCGTCGACGGTGAGCGGGACAAGCCAGCCGACCAGGAATTCGACGTGACCGTCCCGGAGGGGCGGCTCTGGGTGATGGGTGACCATCGGTCCGCCTCGGGCGACTCGTTGCAGCACTGGCAGCAGTCCGGGCAGGACGTCACCGAGGCGACCATCCCCGAGAACGACGTTGTCGGCCGTGCCTTCACGGTCTTCTGGCCGTTTGGCCGAGCGCGTCTCCTGAGCGTGCCCGAGCAGTTCGACGCCGTTTCCAGTTCCTGA
- a CDS encoding NUDIX domain-containing protein, with amino-acid sequence MTVYTPRRAARVLLVDAAGRVLLFEGSDPARPGHRYWFTPGGGLDPGESPATGAARELAEETGLRLAPAELGAPVWSETVEFPFDRVWYRQEQEFFLVRVAAWEVDTGGFSAVERASVAGHRWWSPADLAASGQRYYPVDLPAVLAQALAAAPAVTDAEVLPTAGADGGGPC; translated from the coding sequence GTGACCGTCTACACCCCTCGTCGCGCGGCCCGGGTGCTGCTCGTGGACGCGGCCGGCCGCGTCCTGCTCTTCGAGGGCAGCGATCCGGCGCGCCCCGGCCACCGGTACTGGTTCACGCCGGGCGGCGGGCTCGACCCGGGGGAGAGCCCGGCCACTGGCGCCGCTCGTGAGCTGGCCGAGGAGACCGGGCTGCGGCTCGCTCCGGCGGAGTTGGGCGCGCCGGTGTGGTCGGAGACGGTCGAGTTCCCGTTCGACCGTGTCTGGTACCGGCAGGAGCAGGAGTTCTTCCTGGTCCGGGTGGCCGCCTGGGAGGTCGACACGGGAGGCTTCAGCGCTGTCGAGCGGGCCAGCGTCGCCGGGCACCGCTGGTGGTCACCGGCGGACCTGGCGGCCAGCGGCCAGCGTTACTACCCGGTCGACCTGCCGGCGGTGCTGGCCCAGGCCCTGGCCGCCGCGCCCGCCGTGACCGATGCCGAGGTCCTGCCGACCGCCGGGGCTGACGGGGGTGGGCCGTGCTGA
- a CDS encoding ribonuclease HII: MLTPPRTVVRRDGGLYALERALQRRGFRHVAGADEAGRGACAGPLVAAATILPEGRRGEIDGLADSKLLTPASRERVYAEVVARALAYSVVVIPAAEVDARGLHVCNLAAMRRALASLTTPPEYVLSDGFGVDGLDVPGLAVWKGDRVAACVAAASVLAKVTRDRIMVELDGTFPGYGFAEHKGYITTEHSTALRERGPCPEHRFSYVNVAAVSGRTGAPPRARRPLGARPDEPMERTGAPGGTVGVALGERPGPMAPVGEDVVMEGGEG, translated from the coding sequence GTGCTGACGCCCCCGCGCACGGTCGTCCGGCGGGATGGCGGACTGTACGCGTTGGAGCGTGCCCTGCAGCGGCGCGGCTTCCGGCACGTGGCCGGCGCCGATGAGGCTGGCCGGGGCGCCTGCGCCGGTCCGCTGGTGGCGGCCGCCACCATCCTGCCCGAGGGACGGCGCGGCGAGATCGACGGTCTCGCCGACTCGAAGCTGCTCACCCCGGCGAGCCGGGAGCGGGTGTACGCGGAGGTGGTGGCCCGCGCCCTGGCGTACTCCGTGGTGGTGATCCCGGCGGCGGAGGTCGACGCCCGGGGTCTGCACGTGTGCAACCTGGCTGCGATGCGCCGGGCGCTGGCCTCGCTCACCACCCCGCCGGAGTACGTGCTCTCCGACGGTTTCGGTGTCGACGGCCTGGACGTGCCGGGGCTGGCGGTGTGGAAGGGTGACCGGGTGGCGGCCTGCGTGGCGGCGGCGAGTGTGCTGGCCAAGGTGACCCGGGACCGGATCATGGTCGAGCTGGACGGGACGTTCCCGGGCTACGGGTTCGCGGAGCACAAGGGGTACATCACCACCGAGCATTCGACGGCGCTGCGGGAGCGTGGGCCCTGTCCGGAGCACCGGTTCTCGTACGTGAACGTTGCCGCGGTGTCCGGCCGGACCGGCGCCCCGCCCCGGGCACGTCGACCGCTGGGTGCGAGGCCGGACGAGCCGATGGAGCGTACCGGCGCGCCAGGGGGTACCGTCGGCGTGGCGTTGGGCGAGCGGCCTGGGCCCATGGCGCCGGTGGGGGAAGATGTGGTCATGGAAGGCGGAGAGGGATGA
- a CDS encoding DUF2469 domain-containing protein codes for MSAEDLEKYETEMELQLYREYRDIVRQFSYVVETERRFYLANQVDLHVRNSDGEVYFEVEMHDAWVWDMYRPARFVKNVRVMTFKDVNVEELEKPDISLPADSGFGG; via the coding sequence ATGAGCGCGGAAGATCTCGAGAAGTACGAGACAGAGATGGAGCTGCAGCTCTACCGGGAGTACCGCGACATTGTCCGCCAGTTTTCCTATGTGGTGGAGACCGAGCGCCGCTTCTACCTGGCGAACCAGGTTGACCTCCATGTACGCAATTCGGACGGCGAGGTCTACTTCGAGGTCGAGATGCACGACGCCTGGGTCTGGGACATGTATCGTCCCGCCCGGTTCGTAAAGAACGTGCGGGTGATGACGTTCAAGGACGTCAACGTCGAGGAACTGGAGAAGCCGGATATCTCACTTCCTGCCGACTCGGGCTTCGGCGGCTGA
- a CDS encoding aminotransferase class V-fold PLP-dependent enzyme, with product MSVVQPPEPIPGARLLFSLDAAVSHLNHGSFGAVPVGVQRAQQRLRDEMEANPLRFFTAGLIDRITHTRRHLATFLGADPDGTALVPNATTGVTVALQSLGLREGDEVLTTDHGYGAVSLSIGRECRRSGAVTRALRVPLGATDEEILQIVRAALRPGRTRLLVVDQLTSPTARLLPVAAIAGVAREHGVPVLVDAAHAPGMLPTSVRGIGADFWVGNLHKWAYAPRGTAVLVVAPPWRERIEPLVVSWEQESGFPSRVEWQATMDYTSWLAAPVGLFTLRTLGLDRVRGHNAALAGYGQWVLGEALGVRPADLPDPGGPGVAMRIVPLPPGIATSLEAARALRARIADRLNTEVAVNAWDGRGWLRVCGQVYNAAAEYERLAVSLPPLLAQR from the coding sequence GTGAGCGTCGTGCAGCCACCCGAGCCGATCCCGGGGGCCCGTCTGCTCTTCTCCCTCGACGCGGCGGTGAGCCACCTCAACCACGGCTCGTTCGGTGCCGTGCCGGTCGGCGTGCAGCGGGCCCAGCAGCGGCTGCGCGACGAGATGGAGGCGAACCCGCTGCGCTTCTTCACCGCCGGGCTCATCGACCGCATCACCCACACCCGCCGTCACCTGGCGACGTTCCTCGGCGCGGATCCGGACGGCACCGCCCTCGTGCCGAACGCCACGACCGGCGTCACGGTGGCGCTCCAGTCGCTCGGCCTGCGGGAAGGCGACGAGGTGCTGACCACGGACCACGGCTACGGGGCGGTCAGCCTCTCCATCGGCCGAGAGTGTCGTCGCAGTGGGGCGGTCACGCGGGCACTGCGGGTGCCGCTGGGCGCCACCGACGAGGAGATCCTCCAGATCGTCCGCGCCGCGCTGCGCCCGGGCCGAACCCGGCTGCTCGTGGTGGACCAGCTGACCTCCCCCACCGCGCGGCTGCTTCCGGTTGCCGCGATCGCAGGGGTCGCCCGCGAACACGGGGTGCCGGTCCTGGTCGACGCCGCTCACGCGCCCGGCATGCTGCCGACCAGTGTGCGGGGCATCGGCGCGGACTTCTGGGTGGGCAACCTGCACAAGTGGGCGTACGCGCCCCGCGGGACGGCCGTGCTGGTGGTGGCCCCGCCGTGGCGGGAACGCATCGAGCCGTTGGTCGTCTCCTGGGAGCAGGAGTCCGGCTTCCCCAGCCGGGTGGAGTGGCAGGCGACGATGGACTACACCTCGTGGCTGGCCGCGCCGGTGGGGCTCTTCACGCTGCGCACGCTCGGCCTGGACCGGGTACGCGGGCACAACGCCGCGCTGGCCGGGTACGGCCAGTGGGTGCTGGGGGAAGCGCTCGGGGTGCGCCCCGCCGACCTGCCGGATCCCGGCGGGCCGGGGGTCGCCATGCGGATCGTCCCGCTGCCGCCGGGAATCGCCACCAGTCTGGAGGCCGCGCGGGCGTTACGCGCCCGGATCGCGGACCGGCTCAACACCGAGGTGGCCGTGAACGCCTGGGACGGGCGGGGCTGGCTGCGGGTGTGCGGCCAGGTGTACAACGCGGCGGCGGAGTACGAGCGGCTCGCCGTGTCGTTGCCCCCGCTGCTCGCGCAACGCTGA
- a CDS encoding tyrosine-type recombinase/integrase: MREAVDEFATHLTQVRNRSVHTVRAYVTDLVSLLDHAMRAGARTPADLDLTVVRSWLARQRTTGVARSTLARRAATARAFSAWAHRAGLLPTDVAAPMASPRAHRKLPTVLRADQAAALLETAALPFPAGTQPTGDDPAAADAGRPRAAPPPPMDQDDTAPVRLRDLLLLELLYATGVRVSEVCGLDVADVDPGRRVIRVFGKGGRERTVPYGVPAQRALDAWLRHGRPRLTGPRALDALLLGARGGRLNATTARRIVAGYAEVSGLPRTTPHGLRHSAATHLLEGGADLRAVQELLGHSSLASTQIYTHVSVDRLRAAYRQAHPRA, encoded by the coding sequence ATGCGTGAGGCGGTCGACGAGTTCGCCACCCACCTGACGCAGGTCCGCAACCGGTCCGTCCACACCGTCCGGGCGTACGTCACGGACCTGGTCTCGCTACTCGACCACGCGATGCGCGCCGGTGCCCGGACACCCGCCGATCTGGACCTCACCGTGGTTCGCAGCTGGCTCGCCCGACAGCGGACGACAGGAGTCGCCCGGTCCACGCTGGCCCGCCGCGCGGCGACGGCCCGCGCCTTCAGCGCCTGGGCGCACCGCGCTGGCCTGCTGCCCACGGACGTGGCCGCACCGATGGCCAGTCCCCGGGCACACCGCAAACTGCCGACCGTGCTCCGGGCCGACCAGGCCGCCGCCCTCCTCGAGACCGCGGCCCTGCCGTTCCCGGCAGGAACGCAGCCGACGGGCGATGATCCGGCGGCGGCAGACGCGGGCCGGCCCCGTGCCGCGCCGCCCCCACCCATGGACCAGGACGACACAGCACCGGTCCGGCTGCGTGACCTGCTGCTGCTGGAGTTGCTCTACGCGACCGGGGTACGCGTCAGCGAGGTGTGCGGGCTGGATGTCGCGGACGTCGACCCCGGCCGGCGCGTCATCCGGGTGTTCGGCAAGGGCGGCCGGGAACGCACCGTGCCGTACGGGGTGCCGGCGCAGCGCGCACTCGACGCGTGGCTGCGTCATGGCCGCCCGAGACTGACCGGGCCGCGGGCGCTGGACGCACTGCTGCTCGGCGCCCGGGGCGGTCGGCTCAACGCGACCACCGCGCGCCGGATCGTGGCCGGGTATGCGGAGGTGTCCGGGCTGCCCCGGACCACCCCGCACGGTCTACGCCACTCGGCGGCGACCCACCTGCTGGAGGGCGGCGCGGACCTGCGGGCGGTGCAGGAGCTACTCGGACACTCCTCCCTGGCCAGCACGCAGATCTACACCCACGTGTCGGTCGACCGGCTACGCGCCGCCTACCGGCAGGCCCATCCCCGCGCCTGA
- a CDS encoding DNA-processing protein DprA: protein MTAHDAPRPPTAGADADRLARVALTWLTEPGTRSVFRLVQRHGAVDTLALLRDGGACDNALRETVATRLTAGDPVAVATEALERADRLGARLVTPADDEWPAPVGDLRRLVLHGATRKVDRETDPPLCFWVRGAWPLAEALDRSVAVVGARAASGYGLHVGTELAYGLAERGWTVVSGGAFGVDAAAHRGALSAGGLTVAVLACGLDRPYPIGNTALFDRIADTGLLVSEWLPGAEPLRPRFLIRNRVIAAATRGSVLVEASARSGATQTLRRALAIARRAMVVPGPVTSAMSVGAHELLRENPDARLVTGLAQVLEEVGRIGSDLAPPVRGPERTRDQLDDEAATVLESLPRRGVTAVDDIAARSRVAVRTALRKLALLEALGLVVRHADGYALAAAGAARRP from the coding sequence GTGACGGCCCACGACGCACCGCGCCCACCGACGGCGGGGGCGGACGCCGACCGGCTCGCCCGGGTGGCGCTGACCTGGCTCACCGAGCCCGGCACCCGGTCCGTATTCCGCCTGGTTCAGCGACACGGCGCCGTCGACACGCTGGCACTGCTGCGCGACGGGGGCGCCTGCGACAACGCACTACGGGAGACCGTCGCGACGCGCCTGACGGCCGGGGACCCGGTGGCGGTGGCGACCGAGGCACTGGAACGGGCCGATCGGTTGGGCGCCCGCCTGGTGACGCCGGCCGACGACGAGTGGCCCGCCCCGGTGGGCGACCTGCGACGGCTCGTCCTGCACGGGGCGACCCGGAAGGTTGATCGGGAAACCGATCCACCGCTCTGCTTCTGGGTGCGGGGAGCCTGGCCGTTGGCCGAGGCACTGGACCGGTCGGTCGCGGTGGTGGGGGCGCGGGCAGCCTCCGGGTACGGCCTCCACGTGGGCACCGAGCTGGCGTACGGGTTGGCCGAGCGGGGCTGGACGGTGGTCTCCGGAGGGGCGTTCGGCGTCGACGCCGCGGCCCACCGGGGCGCACTGAGCGCCGGCGGGCTGACCGTCGCGGTGCTCGCCTGCGGCCTGGACCGGCCGTACCCGATCGGGAACACGGCACTCTTCGACCGCATCGCCGACACCGGGCTGCTGGTCAGTGAGTGGCTGCCTGGGGCGGAGCCGCTACGGCCGCGGTTCCTGATCCGCAACCGGGTCATCGCCGCCGCGACCCGCGGCAGCGTTCTGGTGGAGGCGTCGGCCCGCAGCGGAGCGACGCAGACGCTGCGACGGGCGCTGGCGATCGCCCGGCGGGCCATGGTGGTGCCGGGCCCGGTGACGTCCGCCATGTCGGTCGGGGCGCACGAGTTGCTGCGGGAAAACCCGGACGCGCGGCTGGTCACCGGCCTGGCGCAGGTGCTGGAAGAGGTGGGCCGGATCGGCAGCGACCTGGCGCCGCCGGTCCGGGGACCCGAGCGGACCCGGGACCAGCTCGACGACGAGGCCGCAACGGTGCTGGAGTCGCTACCGCGACGGGGCGTGACCGCGGTAGACGACATCGCCGCACGGTCCCGGGTGGCGGTGCGGACGGCGTTGCGCAAGCTGGCCCTGCTCGAGGCGCTGGGGCTCGTCGTCCGGCATGCCGACGGGTATGCGCTCGCCGCTGCGGGCGCCGCGCGCCGACCGTGA